A window of Polaribacter litorisediminis contains these coding sequences:
- a CDS encoding GTPase, which yields MSIENPKKEKKLVNKVEILSNAEKAFEKMTNVLLDLKPPETIYTSRNEDNFFNELKAFVKLEIENIKKITHHLKENVEWAQLNAAFFGETNAGKSTTIESLLSYLDVPRNGKTIGDGSKDFTKEVTYHNFNSNGKKIGLIDLPGIEGDEQGNLDDIDAKLRRGITKAHVVFYVYGNSKKPEPATVKKINKYLNEQATVISICNNRGKAAKYKRILNKEGKVALKASEVNEQSKEILKEVLGKQYNGDLFINSLAAYLSVGEIERDDFKADKKAFLEVFKTEDKLRTFSNLNSIIDTIEIKSKNEESVILEANKQKLNRVLREVATNLSDFKQIEISEEKIEKTRIEIEEFFKTVKSDIKLYQTKCKNSLEISIDNHFRKLQTEIFRMIDDGNVKEEKVKILVEYQSKRLQTTLVKSLKYYNSSLIIRIEDRLKKLERYSKVNINQLFSNTVQIGNINLEGLTELDVSFADIAGFAAAFGGFVFGPWGGAISLARWGISKLFFGDGGKAKAKAKISNELRIKRDKLKEEFRNQIIKKQYDSIEAEVFQRFKQLNDVPNEMLDWREKINNSLKEIESLIIN from the coding sequence ATGAGCATTGAAAACCCAAAAAAAGAAAAAAAACTAGTAAATAAAGTTGAAATCCTTTCAAATGCAGAGAAGGCATTTGAAAAAATGACAAATGTTTTATTAGATTTAAAACCTCCAGAGACAATTTATACCTCTAGGAATGAAGATAATTTCTTTAACGAGCTTAAAGCTTTTGTAAAACTAGAAATTGAAAACATTAAAAAAATAACGCATCACCTAAAAGAGAATGTAGAATGGGCGCAATTAAATGCAGCTTTTTTTGGTGAAACGAATGCAGGTAAAAGTACAACTATAGAGTCTTTGTTATCTTATTTGGATGTACCTAGGAATGGCAAAACGATTGGAGATGGCTCTAAAGATTTTACAAAAGAGGTAACCTATCACAATTTTAACAGCAATGGAAAAAAAATTGGGTTGATAGATTTGCCCGGTATAGAAGGAGATGAACAAGGAAACTTAGATGATATAGACGCTAAACTAAGACGAGGTATAACAAAAGCACATGTTGTCTTTTATGTTTACGGAAATAGTAAAAAACCCGAGCCAGCAACCGTAAAAAAAATTAATAAATATTTAAACGAACAAGCTACCGTTATTAGCATTTGTAACAATCGAGGTAAAGCAGCAAAATACAAGAGAATTCTTAATAAAGAAGGTAAAGTAGCATTAAAAGCGTCAGAGGTAAACGAGCAATCTAAAGAAATCTTAAAAGAAGTATTAGGAAAACAGTATAATGGTGATTTGTTTATAAATTCTTTAGCAGCGTATCTAAGTGTTGGTGAAATTGAAAGAGATGATTTTAAAGCTGATAAGAAAGCTTTTTTAGAAGTTTTTAAAACAGAAGATAAATTAAGGACTTTTTCTAATTTAAATTCTATTATAGACACTATAGAGATAAAATCTAAAAATGAGGAGTCTGTAATACTAGAAGCAAACAAGCAAAAATTAAACCGTGTTTTACGTGAAGTAGCTACAAACTTAAGTGATTTTAAACAAATAGAGATTTCTGAAGAAAAAATTGAAAAAACAAGAATTGAAATAGAAGAATTCTTTAAAACAGTAAAATCAGATATCAAACTATATCAAACTAAATGTAAAAATAGTTTAGAAATATCGATTGACAATCATTTTAGAAAATTACAAACAGAAATTTTCAGAATGATTGACGACGGAAATGTTAAAGAAGAAAAAGTTAAAATTTTAGTTGAATACCAATCAAAAAGACTACAAACTACATTGGTTAAGTCACTAAAATATTACAATAGCAGTTTAATTATAAGAATAGAAGATAGATTAAAAAAATTAGAGCGTTATTCTAAAGTAAATATCAATCAGTTATTTTCTAATACAGTACAAATAGGTAATATTAATTTAGAGGGTCTTACAGAGTTAGATGTTTCTTTTGCTGATATTGCAGGTTTTGCTGCTGCTTTTGGTGGTTTTGTATTTGGTCCTTGGGGTGGTGCTATTTCATTAGCACGTTGGGGAATTTCAAAACTATTTTTTGGAGATGGTGGTAAAGCAAAGGCAAAGGCAAAAATTTCAAATGAATTAAGAATTAAAAGGGATAAGTTAAAAGAAGAATTTAGAAATCAAATTATTAAAAAACAATACGATTCAATTGAAGCAGAAGTTTTTCAAAGATTTAAGCAATTGAACGACGTTCCAAATGAAATGTTAGATTGGAGAGAGAAAATAAATAATAGTTTAAAAGAAATAGAAAGCCTAATAATTAATTAA
- a CDS encoding Eco57I restriction-modification methylase domain-containing protein yields MNFSSINIQGNILSSEILDKIRSEEKFKHQQPEAFGLARTASLRDEIGMSWAIMRTHWQAYKKRLETLPKGDTGTSLTRERLIIPLLSELGFEVSRQKAQLVNGKSYAISHGATNKDHYPIHIMGYNDHLDKRRDVGGPRLSPHALVQEYLNNTEHLYALVTNGKQLRLLRDATRLVRMSYVEFDLERMFEEELYADFSLLFRVLHATRMPDKIDGGSESVIEYYHQESMASGTRIREKLSEAVENSIKTLANGFLEHLSNTELIQLFETNSISADQYYTQQLSLIYRILFLIVLEERKLIYPDDLTEEQQRFRKVYYRYYSIERLRKLTENRVYVDADKYDLWESLKTTFLIFEHEEYGAKLGIKPLGSGLFASNAIGILKEQFLSNGNLIEVLKRLTTFVNEQKVLVRVNYSDLDVEEFGSIYEGLLDYKPVVQNIGSQFQFSFIPGDDRSSSGSHYTPEELVKPLIKHSLEYIIADKLKESNPEEALLSITVCDVACGSGHILLSAARKIATELASIREGAEQPSPTYYRAAMKDVIRNCIYGVDLNPLAVELCKVALWLEAHNPNEPLNFLDHHIKCGNAIVGLAHFEELQNGIATEAFKTLPGDDKEFAATLRKKNTAERKTKQISTFDTEKEDVNLQGIQKEFATFVALPESSPEEIAAKAEAYKNLTTDKKWYRLKNLADLQVAQFFIPKTVENREKLTTNEKYKTYLNSGAQIIDRGAANAMAVKKRFFHWFLEFPQVFSNGGFDCILGNPPFLGGQKLSGTYGYPFTEFIKYEYTPIGSVDLVTYFFRRIFQIIKKGGFQSLISTNTIAQGNARTDGLVIIKEKGGAINYAVKSMKWPGLAAVEVALVTIFKGKWIKTLVLDQKKVEYITTYLDNQEFLGEPYSLVSNTNKSFQGSIILGKGFVIEKEKANRIINSNSKYKNVLYPFLNGQDLNNTIDQKAKRWVINFFDWKKEKAEKYEQCFDMVEDTVLKERIASNRKKENDGKTLNNDDIKKVDDFWNYLRPRIELYKLLKSKNEALVIARISKTVAFEIVEANQVFADALVVFPEFGKTHLGCLQSSLHVHWAWKYCTTMKADLNYSPGKTFETFPFPNDFSNLEELVTSYISKRKALCLNYNIGLTGLNGLFNDSKNKEDGIVELRKIYKEMDNVVLAAYGWQDINLLHDFYEVDYLPENDRVRYTVHPDARKEVLKRLLLLNHERYEDEVKQGLHKKKDVVAFYKQKNQEVPEDITFSDGKKKPVKRKKVTALEEPKEQYGLFNDVAKEIKENRKLTIKNEEGVIFKYHITQKATKGNFTGAFKQIATDSTLAEIMLGRKVGDSFNFGGVGYVILEVE; encoded by the coding sequence ATGAACTTTTCAAGCATCAACATACAAGGAAATATTCTTTCTTCAGAGATTTTAGACAAAATTCGTTCAGAAGAAAAATTCAAACACCAACAACCGGAAGCATTTGGTTTAGCAAGAACTGCTTCATTAAGAGATGAGATAGGAATGTCTTGGGCAATAATGCGTACACATTGGCAAGCCTATAAAAAAAGACTAGAAACCTTACCAAAAGGAGATACAGGAACGTCACTAACGAGAGAACGTTTAATCATTCCTTTATTAAGTGAATTAGGATTCGAAGTTTCTCGCCAAAAGGCACAATTGGTAAATGGCAAGTCTTACGCAATAAGTCATGGTGCTACTAATAAAGATCATTACCCAATTCATATTATGGGGTATAATGATCACTTAGACAAACGAAGAGATGTTGGAGGTCCGCGTTTATCTCCTCATGCATTGGTGCAAGAATACCTCAACAATACAGAGCATTTATACGCATTAGTTACCAATGGAAAGCAATTACGATTATTACGTGATGCTACAAGATTGGTAAGGATGAGTTATGTGGAGTTCGATTTAGAACGCATGTTTGAAGAGGAGCTATATGCAGATTTCTCTCTACTATTTCGTGTATTGCATGCAACACGAATGCCAGATAAAATTGATGGCGGTTCAGAAAGTGTTATTGAGTATTACCATCAAGAAAGTATGGCTTCGGGTACACGCATTCGTGAAAAGTTAAGTGAAGCCGTGGAAAACTCTATCAAAACATTAGCAAATGGTTTTTTAGAGCATCTTAGCAATACAGAATTGATACAATTATTTGAAACGAATTCAATTTCGGCTGATCAATATTATACACAACAATTAAGTTTAATTTACAGAATACTTTTTCTAATTGTTTTAGAAGAACGCAAATTAATTTATCCTGATGATTTAACAGAAGAACAACAACGTTTTAGAAAGGTATATTATCGATATTATAGTATAGAACGCTTACGTAAATTAACAGAAAATAGAGTCTATGTAGATGCGGATAAATACGATTTATGGGAAAGTTTAAAAACTACCTTTTTAATATTTGAACATGAAGAGTATGGAGCTAAATTAGGAATAAAACCTCTAGGCAGTGGTTTATTTGCATCTAATGCTATTGGCATTTTAAAAGAACAGTTTTTAAGCAATGGTAATTTAATTGAAGTTTTAAAACGTTTAACAACCTTTGTAAACGAACAAAAAGTATTAGTTCGTGTCAATTATTCCGATTTAGATGTAGAGGAGTTTGGTTCTATCTATGAAGGGTTATTAGACTACAAACCTGTAGTTCAAAATATAGGTTCACAATTTCAATTTAGTTTTATACCAGGAGATGATCGTTCTAGTTCTGGCTCTCATTATACACCGGAAGAATTGGTGAAACCCTTAATAAAACATTCTTTAGAGTATATCATCGCAGATAAATTAAAAGAATCAAATCCAGAAGAAGCACTTCTTTCTATTACAGTATGTGATGTAGCTTGTGGTTCTGGTCATATATTACTGTCTGCAGCGCGAAAAATAGCAACAGAATTGGCTAGTATACGTGAAGGTGCAGAACAACCTTCGCCAACTTATTACAGAGCAGCAATGAAAGATGTGATACGTAACTGTATTTACGGGGTAGATTTAAACCCATTGGCAGTAGAGTTGTGTAAAGTAGCATTGTGGTTAGAAGCACACAACCCAAACGAACCTTTAAACTTTTTAGACCATCATATTAAATGTGGGAACGCTATTGTAGGTTTGGCTCATTTTGAAGAATTACAAAACGGTATTGCCACAGAAGCTTTTAAAACCTTACCGGGAGACGACAAAGAGTTTGCAGCAACGCTAAGAAAGAAAAACACAGCAGAACGCAAAACCAAACAAATTAGCACATTTGATACCGAAAAAGAAGATGTAAACCTACAAGGCATACAAAAAGAATTTGCAACATTTGTAGCATTACCCGAATCTTCACCAGAAGAAATTGCAGCCAAAGCAGAGGCTTATAAAAACTTAACAACAGATAAAAAATGGTACCGTTTAAAAAACTTAGCAGACTTGCAAGTAGCGCAATTTTTTATACCCAAAACAGTTGAAAACAGAGAGAAACTAACTACTAACGAAAAATACAAAACTTATTTAAACTCGGGTGCTCAAATTATAGACCGTGGAGCTGCAAATGCAATGGCAGTTAAAAAACGTTTTTTTCATTGGTTTTTAGAATTTCCACAAGTATTTAGCAATGGGGGTTTTGATTGTATTTTAGGAAATCCTCCTTTTTTAGGTGGACAAAAATTAAGTGGTACTTATGGATATCCATTTACGGAATTTATAAAATATGAATACACACCAATAGGCAGTGTAGATCTTGTTACTTACTTTTTTAGAAGAATATTTCAAATAATTAAAAAGGGAGGATTTCAATCATTAATATCTACTAATACTATAGCTCAAGGGAATGCTAGAACTGATGGTTTAGTTATTATTAAAGAAAAAGGTGGCGCCATAAATTATGCAGTGAAATCAATGAAGTGGCCGGGATTAGCAGCGGTTGAAGTTGCCCTCGTAACTATCTTTAAAGGAAAATGGATTAAAACTTTGGTGTTAGATCAAAAAAAAGTAGAATATATTACTACTTATCTAGATAATCAGGAGTTTTTAGGAGAGCCTTATTCATTAGTTTCAAACACAAATAAAAGTTTCCAAGGCTCAATCATTTTAGGAAAAGGATTTGTGATTGAAAAAGAAAAAGCTAATCGAATTATTAATTCAAATTCAAAATACAAAAATGTATTATATCCGTTTTTAAATGGACAAGATTTAAACAATACGATCGATCAAAAAGCAAAACGCTGGGTTATTAATTTCTTTGATTGGAAAAAAGAAAAAGCGGAAAAGTACGAGCAATGTTTCGATATGGTTGAAGATACTGTACTTAAGGAGCGGATAGCTTCAAATAGAAAAAAAGAAAATGATGGAAAGACTTTAAATAATGATGACATAAAAAAGGTAGATGACTTTTGGAATTACCTTAGGCCAAGAATAGAATTATATAAGTTATTAAAATCTAAAAATGAAGCTCTAGTTATTGCAAGAATTAGTAAAACTGTTGCATTTGAAATTGTTGAAGCAAACCAAGTATTTGCGGATGCTTTGGTAGTATTTCCTGAATTTGGAAAAACTCATTTGGGATGTTTACAATCTTCCCTTCATGTTCATTGGGCTTGGAAGTATTGCACTACGATGAAGGCAGACCTAAACTATTCTCCAGGTAAAACTTTTGAAACATTTCCATTTCCAAATGATTTTTCAAATCTAGAAGAGCTTGTTACAAGTTATATTTCAAAAAGAAAAGCTTTATGCTTAAATTACAATATAGGTTTAACAGGTTTAAATGGGCTATTTAATGATTCAAAGAATAAAGAAGATGGCATTGTTGAACTACGCAAAATATATAAAGAAATGGATAATGTTGTTTTAGCAGCATATGGTTGGCAAGACATTAATTTACTTCATGATTTTTATGAAGTAGACTATTTACCAGAAAATGATAGAGTACGTTATACCGTTCACCCAGATGCACGTAAAGAAGTTTTAAAACGCTTGTTACTCTTAAACCATGAACGTTATGAAGATGAGGTAAAACAAGGTTTGCATAAAAAGAAAGATGTTGTTGCTTTTTACAAACAAAAAAACCAAGAAGTACCTGAAGATATAACGTTTAGTGATGGTAAAAAGAAACCTGTTAAAAGAAAAAAAGTAACTGCTTTAGAAGAACCAAAAGAGCAATATGGTTTATTCAATGACGTTGCCAAAGAAATAAAAGAAAATAGGAAGCTTACTATTAAAAATGAAGAAGGTGTTATTTTTAAATACCACATTACTCAAAAAGCTACAAAAGGGAATTTTACAGGAGCCTTTAAACAAATTGCAACAGATTCAACTTTGGCAGAAATTATGTTGGGTAGAAAGGTTGGAGATAGCTTTAATTTTGGTGGGGTTGGGTATGTAATTTTGGAGGTGGAGTAG
- a CDS encoding LeoA/HP0731 family dynamin-like GTPase encodes MKNKKHIENLAKLLLLIKEGNIYGLGLKDVETKIASAIESLENNLLNVVLFGSFSDGKTTVAAGWLEEEFDNMKIDTNESSDEICIYNSTLKNVRIIDTPGLFGDKQKSVDNVVIKYEEQTKKYISEAHLILYVVEAVNPIKDSHKNIIKWVLQDLGKLEQTIFVVNKMDDVANLEDEKDFIRNAEIKTKVIKDTIKSFLEISEEKSEKLNIVCVSADPFEEGLKEWFNNIKEYRELSRLEGLKTITSDIVQNNEERLISGVSKSVMKDVITTKTNELNEIINIEKQNIYKQKLELKRLSSDIGYLKTDAGTAVRQAKDNLGNLRDAIFYEIDGATRETYYSVIERNLGVKKNGKELEIGFLLQQKVQGIIDEAIEGLQGRTQKITLDLEETVREINEGMQRMAASGLSELIKNASKIPVSKIRDGILSARNTLKLSTKFKPWGALKLAGNFAKGAAILGALLDIGISYWEKKKAEKFNKEKMEMKQSIGSFFSDILDDLGSTDDFINKYIPSFNTLQSTIEDLETNNVSFEEKLEKSTVWKDKVFNFFDAEEIPFEEI; translated from the coding sequence ATGAAAAATAAGAAGCATATAGAAAATCTAGCAAAGTTATTACTTTTAATAAAAGAAGGAAATATTTATGGACTTGGCCTTAAAGATGTGGAAACTAAAATAGCATCTGCCATAGAAAGTTTAGAAAACAATTTACTTAATGTTGTTTTGTTTGGTTCTTTTTCAGATGGTAAAACCACAGTAGCTGCCGGTTGGTTGGAAGAAGAATTTGATAATATGAAAATAGATACAAATGAATCATCTGATGAAATTTGTATTTACAACTCTACATTAAAAAATGTTAGAATTATTGATACCCCAGGTTTATTTGGGGACAAACAAAAATCTGTAGACAATGTCGTTATTAAATATGAAGAACAAACAAAAAAATATATTTCAGAAGCACATTTAATATTGTACGTTGTTGAAGCTGTAAATCCTATTAAAGATTCTCATAAGAATATTATTAAATGGGTATTGCAAGATTTAGGAAAGTTAGAGCAAACCATCTTTGTAGTAAATAAAATGGACGACGTAGCAAACCTTGAAGATGAAAAAGATTTTATAAGAAATGCAGAAATAAAAACAAAAGTTATAAAAGATACCATAAAATCATTTTTAGAAATTAGTGAAGAGAAATCAGAAAAATTAAATATTGTATGTGTATCTGCAGATCCGTTTGAAGAAGGATTAAAAGAATGGTTTAATAATATAAAAGAGTATCGCGAACTTTCGCGTTTAGAGGGTTTAAAAACAATAACTTCAGATATAGTTCAAAATAACGAAGAAAGGCTTATCAGCGGAGTTTCTAAAAGTGTAATGAAGGACGTTATAACAACAAAAACAAATGAACTAAATGAAATTATAAATATTGAAAAACAAAATATTTATAAACAAAAACTTGAATTAAAAAGACTGAGTTCTGATATAGGTTATTTAAAAACAGATGCAGGTACGGCAGTAAGGCAAGCAAAGGATAACTTAGGTAATTTAAGAGATGCTATTTTTTATGAAATAGATGGGGCAACTAGAGAAACCTATTATTCTGTAATCGAAAGAAATTTAGGTGTAAAAAAGAATGGTAAAGAATTGGAAATTGGTTTTTTATTACAACAAAAAGTTCAGGGAATTATTGATGAAGCAATTGAAGGGTTACAAGGGCGAACTCAAAAAATAACTTTAGATTTAGAAGAAACAGTTCGTGAAATAAATGAAGGTATGCAAAGGATGGCAGCTTCTGGCTTATCAGAACTTATTAAAAATGCAAGTAAAATTCCGGTTAGTAAAATTAGAGATGGTATATTATCTGCTAGAAATACGTTAAAACTCTCTACCAAATTTAAGCCTTGGGGGGCGTTAAAACTTGCTGGTAACTTTGCAAAAGGAGCGGCAATTTTAGGTGCTTTATTAGATATTGGAATTTCATATTGGGAAAAGAAAAAGGCAGAGAAATTTAATAAAGAAAAAATGGAGATGAAACAATCAATAGGTAGTTTTTTCTCAGATATTTTAGATGATTTAGGCTCTACGGATGATTTTATTAATAAGTATATTCCATCTTTTAATACATTACAAAGTACCATAGAAGATTTAGAAACAAACAATGTGAGTTTTGAAGAAAAATTAGAGAAATCAACTGTTTGGAAAGATAAGGTTTTTAATTTTTTTGACGCAGAAGAGATACCTTTTGAAGAAATTTAA